From Oenanthe melanoleuca isolate GR-GAL-2019-014 chromosome 18, OMel1.0, whole genome shotgun sequence, a single genomic window includes:
- the SUMO2 gene encoding small ubiquitin-related modifier 2, with product MADEKPKEGVKTENNDHINLKVAGQDGSVVQFKIKRHTPLSKLMKAYCERQGLSMRQIRFRFDGQPINETDTPAQLEMEDEDTIDVFQQQTGGVY from the exons ATGGCCGACGAGAAGCCCAAG GAAGGAGTGAAGACTGAAAACAATGACCACATTAATCTGAAGGTGGCAGGGCAAGATGGGTCTGTGGTGCAGTTTAAGATTAAGAGGCACACACCACTTAGTAAACTAATGAAAGCCTATTGTGAACGACAG GGGTTGTCGATGAGGCAAATCAGATTCCGGTTCGATGGGCAGCCAATTAATGAAACAGACACACCTGCACAG TTGGAAATGGAGGATGAAGATACAATTGATGTGTTCCAGCAGCAAACAGGAGGAGTTTActaa